Proteins from a genomic interval of Streptomyces sp. NBC_00820:
- a CDS encoding glycosyltransferase family 4 protein: MTRVLLVSHYYPPHVGGIENVVRHEALHLTRAGVEVTVLTSGRHTVTEDDAGVRVVRVAAWNGVEERTGVPFPVLAPRVLAAAVRWARWADVVHVHDCLYMTSWAAGLASALTGTPQVLTQHVALVEHPSAVVRGVQRAVYGLAGRLLLRRARRVLVVNGRVADFVTAYGARAVGHLPNGVDTRLFRPPHTAEERRAARGRFGLPRNRVLVLFVGRLVPKKGYDLLLGAADAGYDLVFAGDGAQATADGPGLHHVGALAPDELAELYRAVDLFALPSAAEGFPLTVQEAMASGLPVLTTDDPGYAPYRLAEAGVRLLPRDSGRLRGALRELAQDEDLRAAMGRSSHARAATDFAWEQHTAELVRTYAAATGRRTREALA; this comes from the coding sequence ATGACGCGCGTACTGCTGGTGAGCCACTACTACCCGCCGCACGTGGGCGGTATCGAGAACGTGGTCCGCCACGAGGCGCTGCACCTGACCCGGGCGGGCGTCGAGGTGACGGTGCTGACCAGCGGCCGGCACACGGTCACCGAGGACGACGCGGGGGTCCGGGTGGTGCGCGTCGCGGCGTGGAACGGTGTCGAGGAGCGGACCGGGGTGCCGTTCCCTGTGCTCGCGCCGCGGGTGCTGGCGGCGGCGGTGCGCTGGGCCCGGTGGGCGGACGTGGTCCATGTGCACGACTGCCTGTACATGACCTCCTGGGCGGCCGGGCTCGCCTCGGCACTGACGGGCACGCCTCAGGTCCTCACTCAGCATGTCGCGCTGGTCGAGCATCCGTCCGCTGTGGTCCGTGGCGTCCAGCGGGCCGTCTACGGCCTGGCGGGCCGGCTGCTGCTGCGCCGTGCGCGCCGCGTCCTCGTCGTCAACGGCCGGGTCGCCGACTTCGTCACCGCCTACGGTGCCCGCGCCGTGGGCCATCTGCCCAACGGCGTCGACACCCGGCTGTTCCGCCCGCCGCACACGGCGGAGGAACGCCGGGCGGCGCGCGGGAGGTTCGGGCTCCCGCGGAACCGGGTCCTGGTGCTGTTCGTCGGCCGGCTGGTGCCGAAGAAGGGGTACGACCTGCTGCTCGGCGCCGCGGACGCGGGATACGACCTGGTCTTCGCGGGAGACGGGGCCCAGGCCACCGCGGACGGGCCCGGTCTGCATCATGTCGGCGCCCTGGCGCCGGACGAACTGGCGGAGCTGTACCGCGCGGTGGACCTGTTCGCGCTGCCGTCGGCCGCCGAGGGTTTCCCGCTCACCGTCCAGGAGGCGATGGCGTCGGGTTTGCCCGTGCTCACCACCGACGACCCCGGCTACGCCCCGTACCGGCTGGCGGAGGCCGGGGTCCGGCTGCTGCCCCGGGACAGCGGGCGCCTGCGCGGGGCTCTGCGGGAGCTGGCGCAGGACGAGGACCTGCGGGCCGCCATGGGCCGCTCCTCCCACGCCCGCGCGGCCACGGACTTCGCGTGGGAGCAGCACACGGCCGAGCTGGTGCGCACCTATGCCGCGGCCACGGGCCGCCGGACGCGGGAGGCCCTGGCGTGA
- a CDS encoding oligosaccharide flippase family protein, with translation MTLATRPCATDPAPVPRRTDAGRARIAAAVRDPLLRNSFYLLATTALGAAAGFAFWILVARLYPAADVGRASSLLSSLSLLSYFSLFGLGSTLVRHLPTSDRRAEETSTALSTVVVASVVVSGAFVVLVPWAAPELGFLHGSPMRAVVFVVLATGAAVNLLTDSVFVAFRTSKVNLAVNGLLMSLVKLGLPVAFVGFGAFGVFAASGAASTVAAAASVLAIRRVLRIAVRPAFSWRMLRSTLGYSLSSYLSGSLNLVPQIVLPIVVLQTLGPVPAATYFVAFQIANLVNSASYAIGEALFAEASQAGVALAPVARRSGKAIALATVPAVLVVCLLARPVLTVFGPRYAADGTATLIAFTVSALAVAFNTWVSFLLKVTRQLVAMVVSNVVLAAVVLAVAVSRLDHGLQWAAVAWGVGNLASGIVAGAALLAGGLREPYSGRHRRRRGERETA, from the coding sequence ATGACCTTGGCCACCCGGCCGTGCGCCACCGACCCCGCCCCTGTCCCCCGCCGTACGGACGCCGGACGGGCGCGGATCGCCGCGGCGGTCCGTGACCCCCTGCTGCGCAACTCCTTCTACCTCCTCGCCACCACCGCGCTCGGGGCGGCGGCCGGGTTCGCCTTCTGGATCCTGGTCGCACGGCTGTATCCGGCTGCGGACGTCGGGCGTGCCTCGTCGTTGCTGTCCAGCCTCTCGCTCCTGTCGTACTTCAGCCTGTTCGGGCTCGGCTCCACCCTGGTACGGCACCTGCCGACCAGCGACCGCCGGGCCGAAGAGACCAGCACCGCGCTGAGCACGGTCGTGGTCGCGTCGGTCGTCGTCTCCGGGGCGTTCGTCGTCCTGGTCCCCTGGGCCGCCCCCGAGCTGGGCTTCCTGCACGGCTCGCCGATGCGTGCCGTCGTGTTCGTGGTGCTCGCCACGGGCGCGGCCGTCAATCTGCTCACCGACTCCGTCTTCGTCGCGTTCCGCACGAGCAAGGTGAACCTGGCCGTCAACGGCCTGCTGATGAGCCTGGTGAAGCTGGGCCTGCCGGTGGCGTTCGTCGGGTTCGGCGCGTTCGGTGTCTTCGCCGCCAGCGGGGCGGCCTCCACCGTGGCGGCGGCGGCCAGCGTCCTCGCGATCCGCCGCGTGCTGCGGATCGCGGTGCGGCCGGCGTTCTCGTGGCGCATGCTCCGCTCGACGCTCGGATACTCGCTGAGCAGTTACCTGTCGGGCAGTCTCAACCTGGTCCCGCAGATCGTGCTGCCGATCGTCGTGCTGCAGACGCTCGGCCCTGTCCCGGCGGCCACGTACTTCGTCGCCTTCCAGATCGCGAACCTGGTCAACTCGGCGTCGTACGCGATCGGTGAGGCGTTGTTCGCGGAGGCCTCGCAGGCGGGGGTGGCGCTCGCGCCCGTCGCCCGCAGGTCCGGCAAGGCCATCGCGCTGGCGACCGTGCCGGCCGTGCTGGTGGTGTGCCTGCTGGCGCGTCCGGTTCTCACGGTGTTCGGACCGCGGTACGCGGCCGACGGTACGGCGACGCTGATCGCCTTCACGGTGAGCGCCCTGGCGGTGGCGTTCAACACCTGGGTGAGCTTCCTGCTGAAGGTGACCCGGCAGCTGGTGGCCATGGTGGTGTCCAACGTCGTCCTGGCGGCCGTCGTGCTGGCCGTCGCGGTGTCCCGGCTGGACCACGGGCTGCAATGGGCGGCCGTGGCCTGGGGCGTGGGCAACCTCGCCTCCGGGATCGTGGCGGGTGCGGCGCTGCTGGCCGGTGGCCTGCGCGAGCCGTACAGCGGGCGGCACCGGCGCCGGCGCGGTGAACGGGAGACGGCGTGA
- a CDS encoding glycosyltransferase family 4 protein: MRILQIVNIGQEAGGAEKSVRLITDGLRARGHEIRVVATDLLSDGGQVFADELVPAISGHAVRRFTRKLWYRQAYRQVSHVVRAFAPDCVHLHTIGEFSPSVLAATAGVPRLLTVHGPEDWTRSLLRWNLPSAVDGRLTPPDALRYAYLRWVQRPAYLPRLRRVDRVLAPSRYFADSVRADFPARVPVHVLPNGVPGTVAARPLRTAENVLYVGRLERVKGVDVLLEAFGRLDRGRLTVVGDGTDRSRLERLAGPRVTFTGWLDEAGVAERLTDASVVVLPSLWPENFPTVALEALRTGRALVASRVGGLPELVGDDNGALVPAGDAEALAGALRGLLGDRAGLERRGAASAVRAHRYTVEVFLDALEQHYKEVAGR; the protein is encoded by the coding sequence GTGAGAATCCTGCAGATCGTCAACATCGGCCAGGAGGCCGGAGGCGCCGAGAAGAGCGTCCGGCTGATCACGGACGGCCTGCGGGCCCGGGGGCACGAGATACGGGTCGTCGCCACCGACCTGCTCAGCGACGGCGGCCAGGTCTTCGCGGACGAGCTGGTGCCTGCCATCTCCGGCCACGCGGTACGGCGGTTCACCCGCAAGCTCTGGTACCGGCAGGCGTACCGGCAGGTCTCGCACGTCGTGCGCGCCTTCGCGCCGGACTGCGTCCACCTGCACACCATCGGGGAGTTCAGTCCCTCCGTGCTCGCCGCGACCGCCGGGGTCCCCCGGCTGCTGACCGTGCACGGGCCGGAGGACTGGACCCGCTCGCTGCTGCGGTGGAACCTGCCGAGCGCGGTCGACGGCCGGCTCACGCCACCCGACGCGCTCCGGTACGCCTACCTGCGCTGGGTCCAGAGGCCCGCGTACCTGCCCCGGCTGCGGCGCGTGGACCGGGTGCTGGCGCCCAGCCGGTACTTCGCGGACTCCGTGCGGGCCGACTTCCCCGCGCGTGTCCCCGTGCACGTGCTGCCGAACGGCGTCCCGGGCACGGTCGCGGCACGTCCGCTGCGGACGGCGGAGAACGTGCTGTACGTGGGGCGGCTGGAACGCGTCAAGGGTGTGGACGTCCTGCTGGAGGCGTTCGGCCGGCTGGACCGCGGCCGGCTGACCGTGGTGGGCGACGGCACGGACCGGTCGCGTCTGGAGCGTCTCGCCGGACCGCGCGTCACGTTCACCGGCTGGCTGGACGAGGCCGGGGTGGCCGAACGGCTGACGGACGCCTCCGTCGTCGTCCTGCCGTCCCTGTGGCCGGAGAACTTCCCGACCGTGGCGCTGGAGGCCCTCAGGACCGGGCGCGCGCTGGTCGCCTCCCGCGTCGGTGGCCTGCCCGAACTGGTCGGGGACGACAACGGGGCGCTCGTCCCCGCGGGCGACGCGGAGGCGCTGGCGGGCGCGCTGCGCGGCCTGCTCGGTGACCGGGCCGGCCTGGAGCGCAGGGGAGCCGCGTCGGCGGTCCGCGCCCACCGCTACACCGTCGAGGTCTTCCTCGACGCCCTGGAACAGCACTACAAAGAGGTGGCGGGACGATGA
- a CDS encoding polysaccharide pyruvyl transferase family protein has protein sequence MKVVIVNAFERGNRGDAALLSVAVQQVQEAFPDARVLVAGFEHPYRWPEFDGARNIGSIRRYAGDEAASRPARVLRKLLVLALVAVAALPLGVRIVRAFAGLLPREIRDETRAVTEADLVMAPGGGFLNARADLPSDLNIAFLLLPLWLAQRAGVPTVLGPQSYGPFPRRRQRLMVRRVVGRAAVAVAREDISVTRLAEAGVTAPTVERGVDSAFVFRGGSRRPWRAELGVPAGAPLVLVTARRHLAPEPQAAYEEAVAAAVRHLLERSCHVALVPQVTCSFQADDDRLVNMRIAELVGSHRQLRVLDDAGIDHHDVHALYGAADFILGTRFHSVIFGLTAGVPCAAVEYDHKTRGIMRDLGLEEWVIRMSDVRGTALIPLVDRLLADGEEYRKHLAAVLPAYAERAAGFVPVLRAAVGR, from the coding sequence ATGAAGGTCGTGATCGTGAACGCGTTCGAGCGGGGCAACCGGGGTGACGCGGCCCTGCTCAGCGTGGCGGTCCAGCAGGTCCAAGAGGCGTTCCCCGATGCCCGGGTGCTCGTCGCGGGCTTCGAACACCCCTATCGGTGGCCGGAGTTCGACGGGGCCCGCAACATCGGCTCGATCCGCCGCTACGCGGGCGACGAGGCGGCGAGCCGCCCGGCCCGTGTCCTGCGCAAACTGCTGGTGCTGGCGCTGGTGGCGGTCGCGGCACTGCCCCTGGGCGTCCGGATCGTGCGGGCGTTCGCCGGACTGCTGCCCCGGGAGATCCGCGACGAGACCAGGGCCGTCACCGAGGCCGACCTGGTGATGGCGCCGGGCGGAGGCTTCCTGAACGCGCGCGCCGATCTGCCCTCAGACCTCAACATCGCCTTCCTCCTCCTGCCCCTGTGGCTCGCCCAGCGCGCGGGGGTGCCCACGGTGCTGGGTCCGCAGTCCTACGGCCCGTTCCCCCGCCGCCGGCAGCGGCTGATGGTGCGCCGGGTGGTGGGCCGCGCCGCGGTCGCCGTGGCCCGCGAGGACATCAGCGTGACCCGGCTGGCCGAGGCGGGGGTGACGGCGCCGACCGTGGAGCGCGGCGTCGACAGCGCCTTCGTCTTCCGGGGCGGCTCACGCCGTCCGTGGCGTGCGGAACTGGGTGTCCCGGCCGGTGCCCCGCTCGTGCTCGTCACGGCCCGCCGGCATCTGGCGCCGGAGCCGCAGGCCGCCTACGAGGAGGCGGTGGCCGCCGCCGTCCGTCATCTGCTCGAACGAAGCTGCCACGTGGCGCTGGTGCCCCAGGTCACCTGCTCCTTCCAGGCCGACGACGACCGGCTGGTGAACATGCGCATCGCCGAACTGGTCGGTTCGCACCGGCAGTTGCGGGTTCTGGACGACGCCGGAATCGACCACCACGACGTCCACGCCCTGTACGGCGCCGCCGACTTCATCCTCGGCACCCGCTTCCACTCCGTCATCTTCGGCCTGACGGCGGGCGTGCCCTGCGCCGCCGTGGAGTACGACCACAAGACCCGCGGCATCATGCGGGACCTCGGACTGGAGGAGTGGGTCATCCGGATGTCCGACGTGCGGGGAACCGCCCTGATCCCGCTCGTCGACCGTCTCCTGGCCGACGGCGAGGAGTACCGCAAACATCTCGCCGCCGTCCTGCCGGCCTACGCGGAGCGTGCCGCCGGCTTCGTTCCCGTGCTGCGCGCGGCGGTCGGCCGATGA
- a CDS encoding glycosyltransferase family 4 protein yields MTPGTGADGTGTDGAVQGPAVLLAAPYFPPAIGGVEQYVWNLARELRDHHGRRVVIATTSTPGPNGSGPGRYQDGPEGCTVYRLAAPLRVSRTPYGPGWRRQLGRIIRAEEVDLVNGHAPVPFFADAAALAARDTGRPFVLTYHTGRMRKGAFLRDAALACYEHTVLARTVRLAREVICSSDYVVADLPHLFPGRATVIPPGADLRLFTPSPVPRDPRLLFVGSLERGTAYKGVPRLLRAMSELRERGSGVRLEVVGDGSAVGDYQHVAERLGLRSAVTFAGRLQGAELAAAYRRARALVLPTSYDSFPTVLVEAMASGRPVVTTPVGGIPGLVRDGENGLLVEPDDADGLRDALGRVLDDDALAGRLGAAARTEVRENRGWERQARRTAEVFERARSGRKLRTVAVVAPYYPPKVGGVEHYAAQVAGAADADDALRAVVLTTNPAGRRTRVTVEDGVPVVRLGTWARLSNTPLSPLWPVQLRRRLGRMRVDVVNCHAPVPGLADIAVAVSGGRPAVVTYHAGSMLKGEAAVDRIIRAYEHHVLPRTFARARALVAVSPVSLAAGHDHAVQITPGVDTGRFTPGPLPPSRRSRLVVYLGRLDRTSAWKGVDVLLEAFAGLPDDTRLCLVGGGDALPDHLRHAQRLGIAERVALPGQLTGPALVDALREAAVVVLPSLTEAESFGMALLEAMACGTPVIGSDVGGIPHIVRDRENGLLVPPGDPGALADAMKLLLDDGVLADRLGTAGRRHAVTHFDWSALTARYVQLFKDVN; encoded by the coding sequence ATGACGCCCGGCACGGGTGCGGACGGGACGGGTACGGACGGGGCGGTGCAGGGTCCCGCGGTGCTGCTGGCCGCGCCGTACTTCCCGCCGGCCATAGGAGGTGTCGAGCAGTACGTCTGGAACCTGGCACGGGAGCTGCGCGACCACCACGGCCGGCGCGTCGTGATCGCGACCACGAGCACGCCCGGACCGAACGGCAGCGGGCCGGGACGCTATCAGGACGGCCCGGAGGGGTGCACGGTCTACCGCCTCGCGGCCCCCCTGCGCGTCTCCCGTACGCCCTACGGCCCCGGCTGGCGGCGGCAGTTGGGCCGGATCATCCGGGCCGAGGAGGTGGACCTGGTCAACGGCCACGCTCCGGTGCCCTTCTTCGCGGACGCGGCGGCACTGGCCGCCCGTGACACCGGACGCCCGTTCGTCCTGACCTACCACACCGGACGGATGCGCAAGGGCGCGTTCCTGCGTGACGCGGCACTGGCGTGCTACGAGCACACGGTGCTCGCCCGCACCGTACGGCTCGCGCGGGAGGTCATCTGCTCGTCCGACTACGTGGTCGCCGACCTCCCCCATCTGTTCCCCGGCCGGGCGACCGTGATCCCCCCGGGTGCCGATCTGCGCCTGTTCACCCCGAGCCCGGTGCCGCGCGACCCGCGCCTGCTGTTCGTGGGTTCGCTGGAGCGGGGCACCGCCTACAAGGGCGTGCCGCGCCTGCTGCGGGCGATGAGTGAGCTGAGGGAACGCGGATCCGGGGTGCGTCTCGAGGTGGTCGGGGACGGGTCTGCGGTGGGCGACTACCAGCACGTGGCCGAGCGGCTCGGCCTGCGGTCGGCCGTCACGTTCGCGGGGCGCCTGCAGGGCGCGGAGCTGGCCGCCGCCTACCGGCGCGCCCGGGCCCTGGTCCTTCCCACCTCCTACGACAGCTTCCCCACCGTGCTGGTGGAGGCGATGGCCAGCGGCCGGCCGGTGGTCACCACCCCCGTCGGGGGCATCCCGGGCCTGGTCCGGGACGGCGAGAACGGTCTCCTCGTGGAGCCGGACGACGCGGACGGCCTGCGTGACGCGCTCGGCCGGGTGCTGGACGACGACGCCCTGGCCGGCCGGCTCGGCGCCGCGGCCCGGACGGAGGTCCGCGAGAACCGCGGCTGGGAACGGCAGGCCCGGCGCACGGCCGAGGTCTTCGAGCGGGCCCGGAGCGGCAGGAAGCTGCGTACGGTGGCCGTCGTGGCCCCGTACTACCCGCCGAAGGTGGGCGGGGTGGAGCACTACGCCGCGCAGGTCGCGGGTGCGGCCGACGCGGACGACGCCCTGCGGGCCGTGGTGCTGACCACGAACCCGGCCGGCCGGCGCACCCGCGTCACCGTGGAGGACGGCGTGCCCGTCGTACGGCTGGGCACCTGGGCCCGGCTGTCGAACACACCGCTCAGTCCGCTGTGGCCGGTGCAACTGCGGCGCCGGCTGGGCCGGATGCGGGTCGACGTGGTCAACTGCCACGCGCCCGTACCCGGTCTGGCGGACATCGCCGTGGCGGTGAGCGGTGGGCGTCCCGCCGTCGTCACCTACCACGCCGGTTCCATGCTGAAGGGCGAGGCCGCCGTCGACCGGATCATCAGGGCGTACGAGCACCACGTCCTGCCGCGCACCTTCGCGCGGGCCCGGGCACTGGTGGCCGTGTCACCGGTGTCCCTCGCCGCCGGACACGACCACGCCGTGCAGATCACCCCCGGCGTCGACACCGGGCGCTTCACCCCCGGTCCGCTGCCCCCGTCCCGGCGCTCACGCCTGGTCGTCTACCTCGGGCGACTGGACCGCACGTCGGCGTGGAAGGGTGTCGACGTGCTCCTGGAGGCGTTCGCCGGGCTGCCGGACGACACCCGCCTCTGCCTCGTCGGCGGCGGGGACGCGCTGCCCGACCACCTCCGGCACGCCCAGCGGCTCGGCATCGCCGAACGGGTGGCCCTGCCGGGCCAGCTGACGGGTCCGGCCCTGGTGGACGCCCTGCGGGAGGCCGCCGTCGTGGTCCTGCCCTCGCTGACGGAGGCGGAGTCCTTCGGCATGGCCCTTCTGGAGGCCATGGCCTGCGGCACGCCCGTGATCGGCTCGGACGTCGGCGGTATCCCGCACATCGTGCGGGACCGGGAGAACGGCCTGCTGGTGCCGCCCGGCGATCCGGGGGCCCTCGCCGACGCCATGAAACTGCTGCTGGACGACGGCGTCCTCGCCGACCGCCTCGGCACGGCGGGCCGGCGGCACGCGGTCACCCACTTCGACTGGAGCGCCCTCACCGCCAGATACGTACAGCTCTTCAAGGACGTGAACTGA
- a CDS encoding universal stress protein, with product MDGDVSGPRVVVGVDGSTSSYDALRWAVRYAGLIGGTVDAVTAWDLPGLYGWSAPAVDMDVDIDEARERMSRELAEVLGADVVVPVRARLAHGNPAEILLRAAEGADILVVGGRGRGGFVRALLGSVSHHVSLHASCPVVIVRSETG from the coding sequence ATGGACGGGGATGTCAGCGGGCCGAGGGTCGTGGTCGGTGTCGACGGGTCGACGTCCTCGTACGACGCCCTGCGCTGGGCGGTGCGCTACGCGGGCCTGATCGGCGGCACCGTGGACGCGGTCACCGCGTGGGACCTGCCTGGCCTGTACGGCTGGTCGGCGCCCGCCGTGGACATGGACGTCGACATCGACGAGGCCCGGGAGCGGATGAGCCGGGAACTGGCCGAGGTGCTCGGCGCGGACGTGGTCGTGCCGGTGCGCGCCCGGCTGGCGCACGGCAACCCCGCCGAGATCCTCCTGCGGGCCGCCGAGGGAGCCGACATCCTGGTCGTGGGCGGCCGGGGGAGGGGCGGGTTCGTGCGTGCCCTGCTCGGCTCCGTGAGCCACCACGTGTCGCTGCACGCGAGCTGCCCGGTCGTGATCGTGCGCTCCGAGACGGGGTGA